Proteins encoded by one window of Salmonirosea aquatica:
- a CDS encoding type VI secretion system baseplate subunit TssF, translating to MPIVENRASIKQRLRAEAARQWGLDENDLKNGSFDPLVDLLFGAFAVETEKVWHELEVARSRVVKRMVETVLPEVITGILPAHTVLMARPVTGPAEVQPRDQFLAAGSDSAVFSSAGTFELSGATLQYIATGSRIDKVGAGSSRETVIRLNGGKSVGAYTVWIGIEPPTVGEVDSLVLFLNWSALAERARFLSYTASVKFFYGRDASLARLPIPVSVRQGIYSTSDASGPQAGYMARYEETVQNFYAPHFVTLDHLPLTDKRQLKKYPEAWEGTLEPAEKALFQQELFWLKMVAPAALTPEALDRLEIATNCFPAVNRKLVRQRGKLQPLFNVFALTEESGFLAIDRVMNGDGEELTPVGQHSPLSGDNVYSLRKRNVARFDHRDAFEKLTDVTHHLRDDLAAFNALDNSILTTHLDTINRGITKLREHLDTFTHQLPLLHILVRTRSQGSVLDVHFWSSLGSRGNGLAAQTKLKPEPTNQLKTDAALLMVPSSGGRDPLDEGQMQGAFREAILTRGKAVTVEDFRTIARSVLGDSAERVTVRKNLSIGEGAREGVRLVLEVGIVPIPSQKQTEEFWLKQAQLVKNKLEQCSTGVLPLFVQVEGFSWKV from the coding sequence ATGCCCATCGTAGAAAACCGTGCATCCATCAAGCAGCGCCTGCGGGCCGAAGCTGCCCGGCAGTGGGGGTTGGACGAGAACGACCTGAAAAATGGCTCGTTCGATCCGCTCGTGGACTTGCTGTTTGGCGCTTTTGCGGTAGAAACCGAGAAGGTATGGCATGAACTGGAAGTGGCGCGGAGTCGTGTGGTGAAGCGTATGGTCGAAACGGTGCTACCCGAGGTGATCACGGGCATTCTGCCCGCGCATACGGTACTCATGGCGCGTCCCGTCACGGGTCCGGCGGAAGTACAGCCCCGCGACCAGTTTCTGGCAGCGGGGAGCGATAGTGCGGTTTTTTCCTCGGCGGGTACCTTTGAGTTGTCAGGTGCTACCCTACAGTACATCGCCACCGGCAGCCGCATCGACAAGGTAGGTGCCGGTAGTTCGCGGGAAACGGTAATCCGGCTGAATGGTGGGAAATCCGTGGGAGCGTATACCGTATGGATCGGGATCGAGCCACCTACCGTGGGTGAAGTCGACTCCCTGGTACTTTTCCTGAATTGGTCCGCACTCGCCGAGCGGGCGCGTTTTCTTTCCTACACGGCTTCGGTGAAGTTTTTTTACGGCCGCGATGCATCGCTGGCCCGGCTTCCCATTCCGGTGTCAGTCCGCCAAGGGATCTACTCAACCAGCGATGCGTCGGGCCCACAGGCAGGGTACATGGCTCGGTACGAAGAAACGGTGCAGAATTTTTATGCGCCTCATTTTGTCACGCTCGACCACCTACCTCTGACCGACAAACGACAACTGAAAAAATATCCCGAAGCATGGGAGGGTACCCTGGAGCCTGCCGAAAAAGCCCTGTTTCAGCAGGAGTTGTTCTGGCTTAAAATGGTAGCGCCAGCGGCGCTCACGCCCGAAGCGCTCGACCGTTTGGAAATAGCCACCAACTGCTTTCCGGCGGTCAATCGCAAGCTGGTCCGGCAACGGGGCAAGCTACAACCGCTGTTCAATGTGTTTGCCCTCACAGAGGAGTCGGGGTTTCTGGCCATCGATCGGGTGATGAATGGTGATGGCGAAGAACTGACTCCCGTCGGGCAGCATTCTCCGCTCAGCGGAGATAATGTCTATTCCCTGAGAAAACGAAATGTGGCCCGGTTCGACCACCGCGATGCCTTCGAGAAACTGACCGATGTGACGCACCACCTGCGCGACGATCTGGCGGCTTTCAATGCCCTGGACAATTCTATCCTGACCACGCATCTGGACACGATCAACCGGGGCATTACCAAACTGCGCGAGCATCTGGACACGTTTACGCACCAGCTCCCCCTGCTCCATATTCTGGTTCGGACCCGATCGCAGGGTAGCGTGCTGGATGTGCATTTCTGGTCGTCGCTGGGAAGTCGGGGGAATGGTTTGGCGGCGCAAACCAAGCTCAAGCCCGAACCCACCAATCAGCTCAAGACCGATGCTGCCCTGCTCATGGTACCCTCTTCGGGCGGGCGCGATCCGCTGGACGAGGGTCAGATGCAGGGGGCGTTCCGGGAAGCCATCCTGACGCGGGGGAAAGCTGTAACGGTAGAGGATTTCAGGACAATCGCGCGCAGTGTGCTGGGTGATTCGGCCGAGCGGGTGACGGTTCGCAAAAACCTGAGCATTGGGGAGGGGGCCAGAGAAGGAGTCCGGCTGGTGTTGGAAGTCGGTATCGTACCTATCCCTTCCCAAAAGCAAACGGAGGAATTCTGGTTGAAGCAGGCGCAATTGGTGAAAAATAAACTAGAACAATGCTCGACGGGCGTGCTGCCCTTATTTGTACAGGTCGAAGGATTTTCGTGGAAAGTATGA
- a CDS encoding GPW/gp25 family protein, with amino-acid sequence MQPLYHFPVDFAALLQKQPLPRGTLKESVREYIFLLLLTQRGEWRFDPDFQCVLWEKDFEQTDNLNLWLDEVKADVKRSITQYETRLKIKMVDIQRDEIPELNEENKIRRIRNRLTIKVQGALAASGENFDENFLMFFGPITVV; translated from the coding sequence ATGCAGCCACTCTACCATTTTCCGGTCGATTTTGCGGCTTTGCTGCAAAAGCAGCCCCTACCCAGGGGTACCTTGAAGGAGTCCGTTCGGGAGTACATCTTTTTGCTGCTGCTGACGCAGCGGGGCGAGTGGCGCTTCGATCCCGACTTCCAGTGTGTGCTGTGGGAAAAGGATTTTGAACAAACCGACAATTTGAATCTGTGGCTCGACGAAGTGAAAGCCGACGTCAAGCGCTCGATCACCCAGTACGAAACCCGGCTGAAAATCAAAATGGTGGACATTCAGCGGGATGAGATTCCGGAATTGAACGAGGAAAATAAAATCAGGCGCATCCGCAACCGATTGACGATCAAGGTACAGGGTGCCCTCGCGGCGAGCGGGGAAAACTTTGACGAAAACTTCCTGATGTTCTTTGGCCCTATAACGGTGGTGTAG